ATTTGTTATACACCTATTAAGGATTTATCATTGGGTGTGAATTTCTATTATGGAAAAACTGGTTGGGGTAAAATAAAAGATCTATTGCCCTTCTTCTGGTTAGGTGGCGAATTGGTTTATTTGAAGTTTCCTAATATTTTTATTTTTGAATATCTTTTTGGTCAAGATAAAGATAAAGAATATAAAAAATATCAGAGGCAGGGTTTCTATTTTCTTTTTGGTCGCCAAATTGACAGACTTTTGCCGGTTATTCGTGTTGATTTTAAAAGAGAAAAAAAAGAGGTGAGAGAACTTCTAAAAGATATTGGCTTTACTTTTGGGTTAAATTATTTTTTAAAAGATGAAAATTTGAAAATTGCTCCCAATTTTTGCTTTCACTCCTATAGCCGAACCGATTATTTGATAAAATTTGTTCTTCAATTTCAAGGATATATTTGATTTATTGACAAAATAAAAATTTTTGTTTAAATTTTTCTGTTCCTGTTGATTAAAAACAGGAAAGGAGGAAATATGAACGTATCAAAAATAAAAACAATTAATGAAGCAAATGGCAAAGTACTAATAGATATGGCAATTAAATTAGAATATTCTCCTGCTGAGGCGTTAGTTATTCAAGAGGCACTTAAAAATCTTCCCGAAATCATCGCTAATAATGAAACATTAGAAGTTATCACTAATGAGCGGGTCACCCAATTACATTTTAGTGTCGACACCGAAGAGGTCCCCGAAAACACAATCAGCCAATTAGTTAACTCTTGGTTGAATGAATTAAATCTCGCCTTAGAAGAAAAAAAGCATTTGTTGCCTCTGATGGATGAGATATTAAAATTGAGAAAAGAAATCAACGAAATAAGTAGAAGGATAAAAAATTTAGAAGGTGAGAATTCTTTAATTAAGGAGGCATTAATAAAGAAAAAGATTATCAAAGAAGAATTTTAATTTTTCCCTTTATTTGACTTATCCTTTAGAAGTTATATAATAATTAAATGATAAATATTTTTTTAAATTTAGGTCTTTTTGCTAAAATTATTGTTATTATTCTTGTTCTTTTTTCCATCATCTCTTGGGGGATAATTTTTTCTAAATGGCGTCTTTTTAAAAAATTAAACAAGGAGAATGAAGGGATAAGAAGAAGGTTATATTATTTTAAAAATCTTGAGGATTTAAAGGGATATTATAATTTTAAACAAAAAAATTATTTCTCTTTATTAATTTCGGTTTTGGAAAGCGAGAAAAATGATTATCGAATAAAAGAAGTGATTGATGATTTGGTTGATAAAGCTGGTAGAAGTTTGCCTTTTTTAGCCACTGCCAGTAGTGTCTCACCTTTTTTAGGTTTATTAGGAACTGTTTGGGGAATTACCAAGGTTTTTTTTGATGTAAAAGATTTACCTATGATAACTTTACAAGCAATTGCACCAGGAATGGCAGATGCTTTGATTACCACTATTGCCGGTCTTTTGGTTGCTATTCCGGCAGTAGTTGCTTATAATTATTTTATAATAAAATTAGAAGAATTTAGAAAAAATCTGGAAAAAATAGTGAACTATTTAATAGAAATAAAAGAAAGAAAATGAGAAATGTTTATCAAAAATTAATTGCCTTTATCAATATTACCTCTCTGGCTGATATATCGATCACTTTAATGATAATCTTTTTAATTGCTGGAATTACTGCTGCTTTTTCGCGAGCAGGTCTTTCGGTTAGATTGCCTCAAAGTGCTTATTTGCGACCACAAGTAAAGGAAGGAGTTTTAATAACAATTGATGAGCAAGGAAGAATATTTGTTGAAGAAGAGGAGGTGAATAAAAAAAATCTAA
The candidate division WOR-3 bacterium DNA segment above includes these coding regions:
- a CDS encoding biopolymer transporter ExbD; this translates as MRNVYQKLIAFINITSLADISITLMIIFLIAGITAAFSRAGLSVRLPQSAYLRPQVKEGVLITIDEQGRIFVEEEEVNKKNLIKTIYKYLEKKESDKIYLQADKNLPYGQIIEILGEIKNAGITDVGLLATQIKKR
- a CDS encoding MotA/TolQ/ExbB proton channel family protein, whose amino-acid sequence is MINIFLNLGLFAKIIVIILVLFSIISWGIIFSKWRLFKKLNKENEGIRRRLYYFKNLEDLKGYYNFKQKNYFSLLISVLESEKNDYRIKEVIDDLVDKAGRSLPFLATASSVSPFLGLLGTVWGITKVFFDVKDLPMITLQAIAPGMADALITTIAGLLVAIPAVVAYNYFIIKLEEFRKNLEKIVNYLIEIKERK